In Brachypodium distachyon strain Bd21 chromosome 5, Brachypodium_distachyon_v3.0, whole genome shotgun sequence, the genomic window aaacATCCTTTGTTAGACGGATGAagtaaatattttcttttcagaaacaaaaaaaaacataaataaattggCACATGCAGGCCCAGTTTTTTGTACGGCTTCCCTCAAATAAGTCATGCTTTGTATGTTTTTTAGGCCCATCGATCTCTTCTTCTGCAATGGAATTTTAGCAGCTCTCATGCTAACttaaaaaaaggaattttCGCATATAAATCATACAATTTTTCTCGTACTATGAATCTGCAGAATAGAACTAAGCAATGGCTAGACCTCAAGGACACTAGCCAATAAGCAATTGATATAGGAACGATAGTTTTGGGGGGAtttattctactccctccgtagaATTTCTTGTCGTAGCATCTTTAGGAATAACATTTTACAATAACATCTTCAGAATTATAGAAATTACAATCATCTCGATGAACCTCTCAACCGAAGCCCAGACCAATTATTCAACCCCAATGCGCCCTCATGAGCAGTactaattaatcaatcaattGCAGCATCCATCACTTGTTTGGAGAGCAAGCACATTAGGGTACAACAGAAGAACCTAGTACTGAACTATCTGCTAAATCAAACCATTCCACTTTTTAAAAAGCATTAGGGGCCAAGAAGGACAGTGCTTGTACCTTGAGGTGTGAGGAGAGGGCGGGGCCGTGGAACCAGCGGCTGAGCTCGAGAACCATCCCTGGGTCAAGCTTGACGGCGATAACAACCTTGCCGCCGGCCTCGAGTAGGCGGTTGCTGAGGTTCCCCGTGCCGGTGGCGGCTTGAGGCCGACCTCGGCGAGGATGGAGTCCACCAGCGTCGAGTTTTTCAGGATATGCTGGCCGTTGGACTTCTCGAACGGGACCCTGCGCTGCAGCCGTCGCCGCCTGCCGCTTCTTCTGGATCTTCCCGCCCGCCATGGTGGTCTCTGGTTCCGGCCTCCGCGAACTGGGCAGGAGGCAGTCatgaggcggcgcgcgggttTGGAATCGGACAGAGGAAGAAGGTGCTAGGGTTCTAGCCGTGCAGTTCGTGCGGGGGCAGATCAAAAAGAAGGGGATGGGGCGGGTGATACGGTGCGACGGCCCCCGCattggtgccttggtggccgGCCCCGCGCCGTTGTGCTCCGCCCGCACCACCGCGTACTGGATCTTCAACATCTCTCGCTCCCTGCTCGGATCCGGTGTCGCTTGTCCCCTTCCATAACCTCATGCGCCGCTGATCTGAGAAGAAAACCGCTGGCTCGGGCACACGCGCGGGGAAGAAGTGAATCGGGGGACGTTTCCGCTCCACGCGCGGGTAAACTTTATAGCAGTAAACATACAAtgtatctctttttttttaataaatagAATGCGACATCACATTTTTTACTAGATGGCATACTAGGAGAGTAGTTCCTTTATTACATAGTTGATTAGTGAGGCTTCACTTAATCTCACTCCAAACATGGGACTAATTTGCCGGCGGCGGATCAAGCGCTGGGCCACACCCGTCACACAGTCGACGTCGCTGGCGAGACAAACGTGCGTGCAATCTCCAACGTCTGCGAGAGGCCCTTCAACACAGTTGGCGCCGTAGTCGGTCGCCTGGTCACTCGCTCTAAGAAGAATCGGGGATTGCAACTGCGTATGCAAGCTTTAGCCTCTTGTGCACCGCTATTGATCTTCATGTGGCTTATGTCGTGGATGTGAAGAATTTGGTGGCCTCCGATGTCTCACATGAGAACTCATAATTTGGACTTTGATCCCATTACATTTCCAATCCCCAAGATATCTACAAGGACCTTAAATAGGGTTCATCCTTATTGTGCTAAAAAACGTGTCATCCATTTATGGTGTCACTTAGTTAAGTCACACCACTTTTCATGCCATTTTTTGCCATCAGAAAAGTGTCGTTCGCTCATAATATCAATGCAGACGCACGGAACGCATGCAATCAGGAGCAGAGTAGCATAGCATGCCTGCTCGCACGCACGTTGGTTCGACCGTTGAAGCATGCAGGCTTTTCAAGCATACGGCGAAATTATTACACGTCGCGgcctttttttccctctccaAAACGTCTCGGCGATGCGACCATGGTCTAATATGAGAATTGGCCTCGGCATTTCCAAGAACCCAATATGCTTGCTTCGCCTCTGTTTCGATGGAACTTGGAGCAGGCAGTGTGTGCTTTTTTTCGTGGACTACTCTGACACTTTGGCCGTCATAGGTTCCATGTAAAGTGTGACTACtgtagtttttatttttgttgttataAACCTCAAGGAAACTTTACCTTACCGGCTCTTGTTCTAACAGAATGAACTGCAGCTAAGTATTAACAATTGTGCAGAAGGTCCCCTCGGGGACATTGTTGATTGCACGGTTATGTGTATGGCGCGCGTAGTCACTTGCATCACTGGATGTGTGCCGAGATTTGACATAACGCCTCTGGTAATGGACGTTTGCCACTACTATTTTTATATGTATCGAGACAAACATTACGATGACTAGCGTGAGATAATCACAAATGAAGAGTTGGAAGAAATAAATGGATCTTGTTCCTAACTCTATGGTACGTTCCTCTAATGTCTCGAATATTCGATTCTCGTTGCCAAACTTTTTTATAATCGAAAAACAACACACTCATAAAGCTAGGAGAAGTGCTTGTTTGAATTTGGCCATCTCTCACAATAATCAACACATCGATGAAGAAAATCTACCAATAAGCCTCTTCCCTTTCCTAACACATTGAATCCTTAAATAGGAGAATTTGTACAGGGGTATTGGATAGTACATGCAAAACTTTCATTGAAACCAAACCCATACCATATGTATGACTATATTACATGCATAATAATTTGGAATGGTGGCCTCATGAGGCATGAATGAAAAATAACCAATGACAACGTCGCATCAAGCATGATGCCAGTCACACAAAATAGGACTCTGTGCAGTGGCGTTGAGGAAGCACAAATGAGTGATCTTGGGTGCACCCCTACAACAGCACCTTGCGGTTAGAATATGGAAAAATAGGATTTTTCTATGAAATGTTCATGTCTGAGTGTTGAATTTTCTGTGAAAAACAGGAATTATCGATTTCACATTTCAGAATACCTTGAGGGAAGGTGCCATGGTGAAGACACCAGGCAAATTTGGGACTGTCTCATATTCAACATTCAACACGTCACCAATTTTTGCTATTTGATTTTACTGGTTGCTtcgatgttttttttcttccaaatatCAGTAGATGATCTAAGAATAAAACACTCCAATAACTAGTGTGTTGGCCCGCGCACTTATGCGGATAGACTTTATAAAAGGCTGCACGTTAACTAGCTCGTGCTCGTCAAAAGTCATAAATAATATCCCACACACCATGTCAGTCTATCCAGCTCAGTTTCCTCCTTGTAGTGTTAGATAACTCTTCAATATTCGTTGACACTAATCACCTAAGTTTTGCCACTGATCATTTCATGACATCCAAGAAACACTGGACTCGACGACAGTCGTGATGCTTAATACAGTCAGACAAGACAGTCTTATTGTACTTCATAATGCAGGCTAATCCCTTTCACCCCTTCTTCCTTAATTCTATTGGTATGATCAGCTGCTTTGAAGTCGGATGTTCCCACTGAAGATCCGGTTTAGGATCGCAGCTAGCCTCACGCCTCCCTGGGCAATCCTCTTCTGAACAACCGGCAGCGCCGAGAAGAAGTACTCGTCTGCAGTTTCAATATCAAAGAGAGGTGATTTCATCACAGTTCTAACCATAGATTGTTTGCCACTACGATAACTAATTCCTTCTAATTACTACTAGTACCTTCTAAGTTGGATTGTTGCTCAACACCCACATATGCGTCGCACGACAGCTCCGCACTCTCCTGTGCGTATCTGCAATTCGCTTTCAGCCGTCAGCTTGCATGAAACTCAGTTTCAGCTGTTCCATTAGAACCATGCAGATGATGAGCTAGCTTACTTGTCGGGATAAGTCGTTGCCGCCCACTCGTTCTCTTCACTGGCCCAGTCCTCCTGTTTGAATTAATACAACTCAAACACTCGAATCAAAACAATCGAGGTGGGAAATTAAGCTCCAGCTAGCGATGCCGACAGTGCAGTGCAGAATATAACGATCGAGCTTACAGTGAGGTTGAGCTTGATGGCCTTGATCATGGTGCTGAGGTCGTCGTTGTAGAACTTGTTCATGGCCGTTTGGATTACCTTATCATCCCACACCTGAAACAACTCACGCGTGTTAGTTAGACAAGCCAGGAACAGAAGGGACCAATGTGGGTCCAAATCCAATCCATTCTATATTTGTACCTTGTGCAGGTTGGTCTTGGTGGTGTTGTACCAGGTGACAAGGATGGTGTTGCCGCCGAAGTCGCTGGTGCGGCCGCAATGCATGGGCTGGTGGACGTCGCCGACGAAGTGGGACAGGAACATCAGGCTCTCCGTCAGGTTGTCTGATGATGGCAGCCAATGTGATTCAGTTGTTTTCTGATTGACCAAGTACACAGCAAAGTGGAGAAAGAAGCTTACAGGGGCTGGACGAGTCTTGCAGCGAGGCGGTGTAGTTGTTGATCGCTCCCACCACGCACATGTCCTTCTCCCCTTTCGTGCCGTGGCAGTCCCCTGTTCAGAAATCGTACCACCGGCGCTAGTTTAGTTTAGCCAATTTTCTCAAGGTTGGTACTACTCGGTTAGTACGCATGCTGCAAATCAAATGTGAGATCGATGAACTGAACATGCTGCTGGAATATTCTGCAAATCAACCGTGTCGGCGTTCAATttctcagaaaaaagaaagaaaagactAGAGAAGAACGGGTCAGGCATCCAACGGGTTCTTCAGTAGCGTCAGGTGAATGTGTGTGTGGCGTAAGCTGTGGTCTAGGAGCACGCGTGAGAAGAACGTGTGGTGACTGGTGAGTCGTGACCACTCACAGACTTCTTCTGCTTAAGCACGGGCTTTCTAACTTCTAGATGAAGAATGTAGTACTGGATCTGGATGTAAAGGTTGGGAGTCACGAGTGCGAGAGGACAGAGGAGTACGTACTGGCGTAGCTGAACTTGCAGTCTCCGGGAGTGTCGGCGAAGTGCAGGGGCGCCGACCACCGGATCCGGGGCCGCTCGGTGTCCGGCCACGAGCACACCTCCGCGAGTTCGCCGTTGGCGGACGCCGGCAGGAGCGCCTTCACCGCCGCCAACGCCTCGCTCGTCAGGAAACCCTGCACGAGTCCCATTCATTCAGTTAAACAGATTGCTGTACTAATTAAACAACAAATCAAGGACTGGTGTGCAGTGCTGGAGCTGGTGTACGTACATCGGCGATCTTGCAGACCATGTAGTGGCCCTCCACGCCCCACGCCTGAGCCGCCGGagctctcg contains:
- the LOC100836520 gene encoding LOW QUALITY PROTEIN: endonuclease 2 (The sequence of the model RefSeq protein was modified relative to this genomic sequence to represent the inferred CDS: inserted 2 bases in 1 codon), producing the protein MALLLLLHVLLVAAAARAPAAQAWGVEGHYMVCKIADGFLTSEALAAVKALLPASANGELAEVCSWPDTERPRIRWSAPLHFADTPGDCKFSYARDCHGTKGEKDMCVVGAINNYTASLQDSSSPYNLTESLMFLSHFVGDVHQPMHCGRTSDFGGNTILVTWYNTTKTNLHKVWDDKVIQTAMNKFYNDDLSTMIKAIKLNLTEDWASEENEWAATTYPDKYAQESAELSCDAYVGVEQQSNLEDEYFFSALPVVQKRIAQGGVRLAAILNRIFSGNXSDFKAADHTNRIKEEGVKGISLHYEVQ
- the LOC100835367 gene encoding ribosomal RNA small subunit methyltransferase, with translation MLKIQYAVVRAEHNGAGPATKAPMRGPSHRITRPIPFFLICPRTNCTARTLAPSSSVRFQTRAPPHDCLLPSSRRPEPETTMAGGKIQKKRQAATAAAQGPVREVQRPAYPEKLDAGGLHPRRGRPQAATGTGNLSNRLLEAGGKVVIAVKLDPGMVLELSRWFHGPALSSHLKRSVEEGKMYYDNSPKYELSCGSEILEVSKLISATTSWPQRKTMSVLTAEEACKLYASHGGIIHISQGLLGHNEPIL